The sequence GTCTCCTGGTGCTCCGAGCTGAGACCCTAAAGGGGGGTCCAgaagggttttttgggattttttgggattttttggggggtctgtgccaccaaccCCAAGTGTCACCCCCCTGGTGTCACCCCATAAATGGTTCTTTCCAAATCCcaaacatcccaaaaatcccaaattttaccCCATAAATGGTTCTTTAGGcgagggaccccaaatcccaaaaaccccaaatcccaaaaactccaaatcccaaaaaccccaaatcccaaaatcccaaaacccccaaatcccaaaacccccaaatcccaaaacccccaaatcccaaacatcCCAAATTTTACCCCATAAATGGTTCTTTAGGcgagggaccccaaatcccaaaaaccccaaatcccaaaacccccaaatcccaaaaactccaaatcccaaacagcccaaatcccaaaacccccaaatcccaaaaatcccaaattttaccCCATAAATAGAGAGGAGGGAGGGGGGgtcaccccaaattccaaataccccaaaaatctcaTTCCAAAATAGGAGGACACCCCAAATCTCAGCCTCATAAATTgggggggggaccccaaatcctaaacagcccaaatctcagcccataaatatttctttagaGGGgcgaccccccaaatcccaaaatttcacccCATAAATGGGGGGGACACCCCAAATACCAAGCCCCCCAAACTTCACCCCATAAGTGGGGAGGACACCCCAGATCTGAGCCCATTAATGGgagggggaccccaaatcccaaacaccTCAAATTTCACCCCATAAATGAggggaaccccaaatcccaaccgCTCCAAATTTCACCCTATCAATGGGTGAGGACCCCAAATCTCAGTCCCATAAATGATTATTTAAGGggggggacaccccaaatcccaaaaaccccaaatctcaccCCATAAATGGGGTGAGGACCCCCAAATCTCGGCCCATAAATGGcagaaccccaaatcccaaacacctcaaatccccaaaaaccccaaatctcatCCCATAAATGCTCCAGGGgtaccccccaaaaaccccggggatgttcccccctccccagcacagccctgggccccccaaaaatctcctaaaatcccccaaaatccgaggggtgaccccaaaatccGCCCCGGCGTGACTCACGGCATAAACGgccctcttcctccttctgccCGGGAACAGAAAGCGAAAGGAGAatttggggtgctgggtggGGGGGGCGGGACCGGACACCCACAGAACCCCCAGACCctccctgaaccccaaaaatccccaaaactccctAAAATCTCCTcagaatccccccaaatccctccaaaaGCCCACTtaaattcatcccaaaatccccccgcAATCCCCCTCAAACTcgtcccaaaatccccctcaaaaatctcctaaaatcacccccaaaatccccctcaaactcaccccaaaatccccacggAATCTCCCTCAAAATCtcctaaaatccccccaaaatccccctcaaactcgcccctaaatccccccaaatccccctcaagTCTcctaaaatcacccccaaaatcccccccaaactcgccccaaaatccccacagaATCTCCCTCGaaatctcccaaaatccccctcaaactcaccccaaatccccctcaaaaatctcctaaaatccccccaaaatcaccctcaaattcaccccaaaatccccctcaaacTCACCCcgaatccccccaaaatccccctcaaacTCACCCCAGAATCCCCCTCAAAGCCCTCTCAAAACCCCCctcaaacccaccccaaaattcccaaaaatccccctaaaaaaatccccttttttacCTTCTCGGCCGCTTTCTGCGACCTCCGAGTCAGGAACTGGaggggaacaaaaaaaaaaaacaaccaaaaatgacggaaaaaaagggggaaaaggggtgaaaatttgggggtgaggatgaggaggggaggttttggggacccctccccaaaaaaagggggctgggggctcacccTGAGGCGCACGTAGAGGCCGGTGAGGATGAGGCTGTAGAGGAAGAGCACGGCGTCCAGCACATAGCACAGCtcgggctctgccagggctcctgAGGGGTTGGGggcgattttggggggatttaggggattttgggggattttggggtgattttaggggattttaagggatttggggggattttagggggagAATTTGGGAGTTTTAGGGGGCTTTttagggggtttggggagggattTGGAGAGGATTTTAGGAGATTTTGAGGGAGATTTGAGGGAGGGgttaggggatttggggtgattttagaggatttgggggttttggggtgattttaagtgattttggggaattttgagggacgatttaagggggatttgggggattttagtgGGATATTGGGGTGATTttgaggagatttgggggggtttgaggCGATTTTagggggagaatttgggggattttaaggGATTTTAGGGGGAGAATTTGGGAGTTTTAGGGGGTTTTGGGAGAGATTTGGAGAGGATTTTAGGAgatttttgaggggttttggggagatttgaggaggggggattttagggaatttggggggttggGGTGATTttagaggattttgggggtattttagggggttttggggcgattttaagtgattttggggaattttagggaCGATTTaagggggatttgggaggagattttggggggggggggttagaGGATTTTAGGGGGGATATTGGGGcgattttgaggggatttgggggggttttgaggTGATTTTAGGGGGAGAATTTGGGAGTTTTAGGAGGGAttttagggggatttggggggattttagaggattttgggggagattttggggcgAGTTTgagggaggttttggggggattttaggggattttggggacccccctgGCTCCGTGTGTCACCCCgcaggtggcaccagagcccccggccccaaatctctgtgaccccaaatccacggaaccccaaatccacggaaccccaaatccctacAATTTAAAATTGCcagaatcccaaatccctgtgaccccaaatccccctaaaatcccccaaacccccctggacaccccaaatgccccaaacccccctaaatcccctaaaCCCCCCTAAAtcctcccaaacccctcaaatcccccGGACAcctcaaaccccccaaattccttgaattccccccaaacccccctggacaccccaaattcccctaaATCCACCCAAAACTCCTGCAGATCCCTCAAATCTCCCTGAATTGCCCCTAAACCACCcggacaccccaaatcccctaaacCCCCCTGGATCCCCCAAACGCTCcggacacccccaaaccccctaaaCCCCGctggacaccccaaatccccctaaatccacccaaacccctccaaattcccctaaatcccccaaatGCTCcggacacccccaaacccccctaaatcccccccGACATCCCaaagcccccaaatccccctggatcccccaaacccccctggacACCCCCAAATGCTCcggacacccccaaaccccctgaacACTCCCAAAGCCCCTAAACCCCGCTGGATCCCCCAAACGCTCcggacaccccaaacccccctggacaccccaaaatcccctaaacCCCCCTGGACACCCCTAATGCTCTggacatcccaaatcccccaaacccccctggacaccccaaatcccccaaacccccctaaatcccccaaaatgctCCGGACACCCCCAAACACCCTGAACACCCCCAAAGCCCCTAAACCCCCCCAACCCCCCTGGAcacctccaaacccccctggaTCCCTCAAAATGCTCcggacacccccaaacccctctggacATCCCAAACCCCCTAAACCCCGCTGGATCCCCCAAATGCTCCGGACACCCCTAAACCCCCctggacaccccaaatcccctaaatccacccaaacccccctggaTCCCCCAAACGCTccggacaccccaaaaccccccaaatcccctaaacCCCCGAAACCCCTCTAAATCCCCCAAATGCTCCGGACACCCCCAAACACCCtgaaaacccctaaattccccaaacccccccggacaccccaaatgccccaaaccccctggacacccccaaacccctcaaatcccccagacacccccaaacccccctaaattccccaaatcccccaaatgctccggacaccccaaacccccctggacaccccaaaatcctctaaacccccctggaCACCCCAAATGCTCCGGacacccaaatcccccaaatcccctaaatcccccaaaatgctCCGGACACCCCCAAACACCCTgaacacccccaaatcccccgaAACCCCCCGTGCCCACCTGCGGCCCGGccgtgcagccccagcaggacgAGGCAGAGCAGGCACCGCtgccccaatgtccccatggtcCCCTCGGGTCCCCTCGGGTCCCGCCCCGTCCCCGCTTCCCCAGGGCCACCCCcggccctccctccctcccttccgcTGTCCCCGCTGGCACCGCGGCCACAGCAACGTCCGGCCCGGGGGGGGCCGGGGGGACCCCGAAATCGCcgctgggaaatggggaaatggggggacAGCCCGGGTTTGGGGGGACCCTTCCGGTCCTGAATGGGGAAGGAGAcgctaaaaaggaaaaagagaccccaaaaagggaaaggaaccccaaaaatagGGAGAGAGGCCTCAAATTGGAAAGAGACcccaaaaaaggaaaggagaccccaaaaaaggaaaggaggcCCCCCTAAATTGGGGAGAGAGGCCCCAGATTGGGAAGGGGCCCCAAAAGGGGAAAGAGACcccaaaaaaggaaagagaccccaaaaagggaaaggagCCCCCCTAAATTGGGGAGAGAGGCCTCACATGGGGAAGAGGCCCTAAAAGGAGAAAGAGACcccaaaaaaggaaaggagaccCCACAAATTGGGGAGAGAGCCCCAAAAGGGGAAGGGACActgaaaggagaaggagatcccaaaaaggaaaaagaaaccccaaaaaaaggaaaggagccCCCTAAATTGGGGAAAGGAGGCCCCAAAAAGGGAAGGAGACCCCTCTGGGGCCGGGGGGATCCCAAAATCGCcgctgggaaatggggaaatggggggacAGCCCAGGTTTGGGGGGACCCTTCTGGTTCTGAATGGGGAAGGAGAtgctaaaaaggaaaaagagaccccaaaaggggaaaaggagagcccaaaaaaggaaaggaggcCCCCCTAAATTAGGGAGAGAGGCCCCACATtgggaagggaccctaaaaGAGGAAGGAGATCCcataaaggagaaaaggagaccccaaaaaaggaaaggagagacCCTAAAATGGGGAGAGAGGCCCCAAATTGGGAAGGAACCCCAAAAGGGGAAAGAGACcccaaaaaaggaaaggaaccccaaaaatagGGAGAGAGGCCCTAAATGGAGAAGGAGCCCCCCAAAACGAGAGGGAGACcccaaaaaggaaaaggagaccCCCCAAAATGGGAAGAGAGGCCCCCAAATTAGGGGAGAGGCCCCAAATTGGGAAGGGGCCCcaaaaggggaaggagatcccaaaaagaggaaaaaaaacccaaaaaaggaaaggagaccCCCAAAATAGGGAGAGAGGCCCCAAACTGGGAAGGGGCCCCAAAATGGGAGAGAGATACCAAAAGGGGAAAGGAGACcccaaaaaaggaaaggagccCCCTAAATTAGGGAGAGAGGCCCTAAATGGAGAAGGAGCCCCCCAAAACGAGAGGGAGACcccaaaaaggaaaaggagaccCCCCCCAAATTGGGGAGAGAGGCCCCAGATTGGAAAGGGGCACTAAAATGGGAGAGAGATCCCAAAAGGGGAAAGGAGACcccaaaaaggggaaaaagagaccccaaaaaaggaaaaggagaccCCTAAATTGGGCAGACAGGCCCTGAAAGGGGAAGGGACcccaaaaggggaaaaggagacCCCAAAAAACGAAAGGAGCCCCCCTGAAACTGGAGAAAGAggcccccaaaaatggggagagaGGCCTCAAATGGGGAAGGAACCCcaaaagg is a genomic window of Zonotrichia albicollis isolate bZonAlb1 chromosome 30, bZonAlb1.hap1, whole genome shotgun sequence containing:
- the FCER1G gene encoding high affinity immunoglobulin epsilon receptor subunit gamma isoform X1, with the protein product MGTLGQRCLLCLVLLGLHGRAAGALAEPELCYVLDAVLFLYSLILTGLYVRLRFLTRRSQKAAEKKEEEGRLCRSQLGAPGDLRDPADEELLTPPVSPPVPSCVTSPVPKPRHPLLTPNATTRTEKLGFSP
- the FCER1G gene encoding high affinity immunoglobulin epsilon receptor subunit gamma isoform X2, producing the protein MGTLGQRCLLCLVLLGLHGRAAGALAEPELCYVLDAVLFLYSLILTGLYVRLRFLTRRSQKAAEKGLSSEHQETYETLQMKSS